A genomic segment from Anabas testudineus chromosome 6, fAnaTes1.2, whole genome shotgun sequence encodes:
- the frmd4a gene encoding FERM domain-containing protein 4A isoform X5 has product MVVQGAVTPGRTRRLMLKLPVGTLRRNSGERMTEGRRCQVHLLDDRKLELLVQPKLMAKDLLDLVASHFNLKEKEYFGIAYTDETGHFSWLQLDRRVLEHEFPKKSGPIVLYFCVRFYIESISYLKDNATIELFFLNAKSIIYKELIEVDSEVVFELASYILQEAKGDFTSNDATRSDLKKLPALPTQALKEHPSLAYCEDRVIEHYKKLSGQSRGQAIVNYMSIVESLPTYGVHYYAVKDKQGIPWWLGLSYKGIFQYDHQDKVKPRKVFQWRQLENLYFREKKFSVEVHDPRSRASVTRRTFGHSGIAVHTWYACPALIKSIWAMAISQHQFYLDRKQSKSKIHAARSLSEIAIDLTETGTLKTSKLANMGSKGKIISGSSGSLLSSGSQESDSSQTAKKDMLAALRARQEALEETLKQRLEELKSICIREAELTGKLPKEYPLDPGEEPPTVRRKIGTAFKLDEQKILPKGEEEELERLEREFAIQSQITEAARRLASDPHVSSKKLKKQRKTSYLNALKKLQEIENSINEYRVRSGKKPTQRASLIIEEANIGSEDSSLSDALVLDDDDPQVTGTPTFSPVASPHKGLPPRPPSHSRPPPPQSLDGLRHLHYSRSDYDKSPIKPKMWSESSLDEPYEKVKKRSSHSSHRRFPSSGSAEAGGSNSLQSSPIRSLPHWNSQSSMPSTPDLRTRTPHYVHSTRSVDISPTRLHSLAQHFRNRSSSLESQGKLLSSDPDTHPHALGTLGSPDFFLGPGRSSNGSDPLDDCSSCTSQSSSEHYYPSGGPPGSNPNYSTLGEDSPSKARQRQRQRHRSAGHLGSSNSGSMPNLAAKNGSGGGSGGGGMGGGHHGVYLHSQSQPSSQYRIKEYPLYVEGSPNPVVVRSLESDQEGHYSVKAQFKTSSSYTAGGLYKEAWGGEEGGEGSGRLTPSRSQIVRTPSLGREGGGGAGGRTAVSEELRCWYQRSSGSLKERSHSHSGSTSSETGSQQGTLGHGRGSRVGALAKGSPAASPHSQRSMTPSSEHAATPTPPCSPQHILNWQSGSFSDSCFLSSPLCSELADVQWYGHDKAKPGTLV; this is encoded by the exons CCCAAGCTGATGGCTAAGGACCTGCTGGACCTTGTGGCCTCCCACTTCAACCTCAAGGAGAAAGAGTACTTTGGAATTGCATACACAGATGAAAC GGGCCATTTTAGTTGGCTGCAGTTGGACCGCAGGGTATTAGAACACGAGTTCCCTAAGAAGTCCGGTCCCATTGTCCTCTACTTCTGTGTCAG gttCTACATAGAGAGTATATCCTATCTTAAGGACAATGCCACGATTGAGCTGTTTTTTCTTAATGCCAAGTCCATCATCTACAAG GAGCTTATTGAAGTTGACAGCGAGGTTGTCTTTGAATTGGCTTCCTATATTCTACAA GAGGCTAAAGGTGATTTCACCAG TAATGATGCAACCAGGTCTGACCTGAAAAAGCTGCCTGCCCTGCCCACCCAGGCCCTAAAGGAGCACCCATCTCTGGCCTACTG TGAAGATCGGGTTATAGAGCATTACAAAAAGCTCAGTGGGCAGTCCAGGGGACAGGCTATTGTAAA TTATATGAGCATTGTAGAGTCTCTGCCTACATATGGAGTACATTATTATGCTGTAAAG gaCAAGCAGGGGATCCCATGGTGGTTAGGTCTGAGCTACAAGGGCATCTTTCAGTATGACCACCAGGACAAAGTCAAACCCAGGAAG GTGTTCCAATGGCGTCAATTGGAGAACCTCTACTTCAGAGAGAAGAAGTTTTCAGTGGAAGTTCATGACCCCAGGAG TAGGGCGTCGGTGACAAGAAGGACGTTTGGTCACAGTGGCATTGCTGTGCATACCTGGTACGCCTGTCCTGCCCTCATCAAATCCATCTGGGCCATGGCCATCAGCCAACATCAGTTCTACCTGGACCGCAAGCAGAGCAAG TCGAAAATCCACGCAGCGCGAAGTTTGAGTGAGATTGCTATAGACCTTACAGAAACAGGAACTCTGAAGACCTCCAAACTGGCCAACATGGGCAGCAAGGGCAAAATTATCAGTGGCAGCAGTGGCAGTCTGCTCTCctcag GGTCTCAGGAATCGGACAGCTCCCAGACAGCTAAGAAGGACATGCTGGCAGCACTGAGGGCCAGGCAGGAAGCTCTGGAGGAAACACTAAAACAGAGACTAGAAGAACTCAAGAGCATCTGCATCAGAGAGGCG GAGCTGACGGGTAAGCTTCCTAAGGAATATCCTCTGGATCCGGGAGAAGAACCACCCACAGTGAGACGGAAGATCGGAACAGCCTTCAAACTGGATGAGCAGAAAATTCTTCCAAAGGGAGAG GAAGAGGAACTGGAGCGGCTGGAGCGGGAGTTTGCCATTCAGTCCCAGATTACAGAGGCAGCCAGGCGTCTTGCCAGTGATCCTCACGTAAGCAGTAAGAAGCTGAAAAAGCAGAGGAAGACTTCTTATCTGAACGCACTGAAGAAGCTTCAGGAAATTGAGAACTCAATCAATGAGTACCGGGTTCGCTCTGGCAAGAAACCTACGCAGAGGGCATCGCTTATCATAGAAG AAGCCAATATTGGTTCTGAAGACAGCTCGCTGTCTGATGCACTCGTCTTGGATGATG ATGACCCTCAAGTTACAGGTACCCCAACGTTTTCTCCAGTAGCATCACCTCATAAGGGCCTGCCTCCACGGCCACCATCTCACAGTAGGCCACCTCCACCCCAGTCCCTTGATGGCCTGAGACACCTGCATTACTCACGCTCTGACTACGATAAGTCACCCATCAAACCCAAGATGTGGAGCGAATCTTCACTGGATGAGCCCTACGAAAAAGTCAAGAAACGCTCCTCTCACTCCAG TCACAGGCGTTTCCCAAGCTCTGGTAGTGCAGAAGCAGGAGGTAGTAATTCTCTGCAGAGCAGCCCCATCAGGAGCCTCCCTCACTGGAATTCTCAGTCGAGCATGCCGTCAACCCCGGACCTGAGAACTAGGACCCCACACTATGTCCATTCCACTAG GTCAGTGGACATCAGTCCCACACGTCTGCACAGTCTCGCTCAGCACTTTAGGAACCGCAGCTCTAGCCTTGAGTCTCAGGGCAAACTGTTGTCGTCTGATCCCGATACCCATCCGCATGCCCTGGGAACACTTGGCAGCCCTGACTTCTTCCTGGGCCCAGGGCGCAGCTCTAATGGCTCTGACCCACTGGACGACTGCTCATCCTGCACCAGCCAAAGCAGCTCAGAGCATTATTATCCTTCCGGTGGACCCCCTGGCAGTAACCCCAACTACTCTACTCTGGGAGAGGATTCACCCTCCAAAGCCAGGCAGAGGCAAAGGCAAAGGCACAG GTCTGCCGGTCACCTGGGTTCTTCTAACTCTGGCTCCATGCCAAACCTGGCAGCTAAGAATGGCTCTGGTGGAGGCTCAGGGGGAGGTGGGATGGGAGGGGGACATCATGGAGTGTACCTCCACAGCCAGAGCCAGCCCTCTTCCCAGTACCGCATCAAGGAATACCCGCTATACGTGGAGGGCAGCCCCAACCCTGTGGTGGTGCGCAGCCTGGAGAGCGATCAGGAGGGCCACTACAGCGTGAAGGCCCAGTTCAAGACCTCCAGCTCCTACACGGCTGGGGGACTGTACAAGGAGGCCtgggggggagaggagggaggtgaaGGGAGCGGCAGACTCACACCATCACGCTCTCAAATTGTACGGACTCCGTCATTGGGGAGAGAGGGTGGTGGAGGTGCAGGGGGAAGGACAGCGGTTTCTGAAGAGCTGCGGTGCTGGTACCAGAGGTCCTCAGGGAGCCTGAAGGAGAGGAGTCACTCACATTCAGGGTCCACTTCCTCAGAGACAGGGTCACAGCAAGGCACTCTGGGACATGGTCGTGGAAGTAGAGTAGGGGCTCTTGCTAAGGGCTCACCAG CTGCATCCCCTCACAGCCAGAGGAGTATGACGCCCTCGAGTGAACATGCAGCCACACCCACACCCCCCTGTAGCCCACAACATATCCTCAACTGGCAGAGTGG GTCTTTCAGTGACAGCTGTTTTCTCAGTAGCCCCCTGTGTTCAGAGCTGGCAGATGTGCAATGGTATGGACACGACAAGGCTAAACCTGGAACTCTGGTCTGA
- the frmd4a gene encoding FERM domain-containing protein 4A isoform X7: MTEGRRCQVHLLDDRKLELLVQPKLMAKDLLDLVASHFNLKEKEYFGIAYTDETGHFSWLQLDRRVLEHEFPKKSGPIVLYFCVRFYIESISYLKDNATIELFFLNAKSIIYKELIEVDSEVVFELASYILQEAKGDFTSNDATRSDLKKLPALPTQALKEHPSLAYCEDRVIEHYKKLSGQSRGQAIVNYMSIVESLPTYGVHYYAVKDKQGIPWWLGLSYKGIFQYDHQDKVKPRKVFQWRQLENLYFREKKFSVEVHDPRSRASVTRRTFGHSGIAVHTWYACPALIKSIWAMAISQHQFYLDRKQSKSKIHAARSLSEIAIDLTETGTLKTSKLANMGSKGKIISGSSGSLLSSGSQESDSSQTAKKDMLAALRARQEALEETLKQRLEELKSICIREAELTGKLPKEYPLDPGEEPPTVRRKIGTAFKLDEQKILPKGEEEELERLEREFAIQSQITEAARRLASDPHVSSKKLKKQRKTSYLNALKKLQEIENSINEYRVRSGKKPTQRASLIIEEANIGSEDSSLSDALVLDDDDPQVTGTPTFSPVASPHKGLPPRPPSHSRPPPPQSLDGLRHLHYSRSDYDKSPIKPKMWSESSLDEPYEKVKKRSSHSSHRRFPSSGSAEAGGSNSLQSSPIRSLPHWNSQSSMPSTPDLRTRTPHYVHSTRSVDISPTRLHSLAQHFRNRSSSLESQGKLLSSDPDTHPHALGTLGSPDFFLGPGRSSNGSDPLDDCSSCTSQSSSEHYYPSGGPPGSNPNYSTLGEDSPSKARQRQRQRHRSAGHLGSSNSGSMPNLAAKNGSGGGSGGGGMGGGHHGVYLHSQSQPSSQYRIKEYPLYVEGSPNPVVVRSLESDQEGHYSVKAQFKTSSSYTAGGLYKEAWGGEEGGEGSGRLTPSRSQIVRTPSLGREGGGGAGGRTAVSEELRCWYQRSSGSLKERSHSHSGSTSSETGSQQGTLGHGRGSRVGALAKGSPAASPHSQRSMTPSSEHAATPTPPCSPQHILNWQSGSFSDSCFLSSPLCSELADVQWYGHDKAKPGTLV, encoded by the exons CCCAAGCTGATGGCTAAGGACCTGCTGGACCTTGTGGCCTCCCACTTCAACCTCAAGGAGAAAGAGTACTTTGGAATTGCATACACAGATGAAAC GGGCCATTTTAGTTGGCTGCAGTTGGACCGCAGGGTATTAGAACACGAGTTCCCTAAGAAGTCCGGTCCCATTGTCCTCTACTTCTGTGTCAG gttCTACATAGAGAGTATATCCTATCTTAAGGACAATGCCACGATTGAGCTGTTTTTTCTTAATGCCAAGTCCATCATCTACAAG GAGCTTATTGAAGTTGACAGCGAGGTTGTCTTTGAATTGGCTTCCTATATTCTACAA GAGGCTAAAGGTGATTTCACCAG TAATGATGCAACCAGGTCTGACCTGAAAAAGCTGCCTGCCCTGCCCACCCAGGCCCTAAAGGAGCACCCATCTCTGGCCTACTG TGAAGATCGGGTTATAGAGCATTACAAAAAGCTCAGTGGGCAGTCCAGGGGACAGGCTATTGTAAA TTATATGAGCATTGTAGAGTCTCTGCCTACATATGGAGTACATTATTATGCTGTAAAG gaCAAGCAGGGGATCCCATGGTGGTTAGGTCTGAGCTACAAGGGCATCTTTCAGTATGACCACCAGGACAAAGTCAAACCCAGGAAG GTGTTCCAATGGCGTCAATTGGAGAACCTCTACTTCAGAGAGAAGAAGTTTTCAGTGGAAGTTCATGACCCCAGGAG TAGGGCGTCGGTGACAAGAAGGACGTTTGGTCACAGTGGCATTGCTGTGCATACCTGGTACGCCTGTCCTGCCCTCATCAAATCCATCTGGGCCATGGCCATCAGCCAACATCAGTTCTACCTGGACCGCAAGCAGAGCAAG TCGAAAATCCACGCAGCGCGAAGTTTGAGTGAGATTGCTATAGACCTTACAGAAACAGGAACTCTGAAGACCTCCAAACTGGCCAACATGGGCAGCAAGGGCAAAATTATCAGTGGCAGCAGTGGCAGTCTGCTCTCctcag GGTCTCAGGAATCGGACAGCTCCCAGACAGCTAAGAAGGACATGCTGGCAGCACTGAGGGCCAGGCAGGAAGCTCTGGAGGAAACACTAAAACAGAGACTAGAAGAACTCAAGAGCATCTGCATCAGAGAGGCG GAGCTGACGGGTAAGCTTCCTAAGGAATATCCTCTGGATCCGGGAGAAGAACCACCCACAGTGAGACGGAAGATCGGAACAGCCTTCAAACTGGATGAGCAGAAAATTCTTCCAAAGGGAGAG GAAGAGGAACTGGAGCGGCTGGAGCGGGAGTTTGCCATTCAGTCCCAGATTACAGAGGCAGCCAGGCGTCTTGCCAGTGATCCTCACGTAAGCAGTAAGAAGCTGAAAAAGCAGAGGAAGACTTCTTATCTGAACGCACTGAAGAAGCTTCAGGAAATTGAGAACTCAATCAATGAGTACCGGGTTCGCTCTGGCAAGAAACCTACGCAGAGGGCATCGCTTATCATAGAAG AAGCCAATATTGGTTCTGAAGACAGCTCGCTGTCTGATGCACTCGTCTTGGATGATG ATGACCCTCAAGTTACAGGTACCCCAACGTTTTCTCCAGTAGCATCACCTCATAAGGGCCTGCCTCCACGGCCACCATCTCACAGTAGGCCACCTCCACCCCAGTCCCTTGATGGCCTGAGACACCTGCATTACTCACGCTCTGACTACGATAAGTCACCCATCAAACCCAAGATGTGGAGCGAATCTTCACTGGATGAGCCCTACGAAAAAGTCAAGAAACGCTCCTCTCACTCCAG TCACAGGCGTTTCCCAAGCTCTGGTAGTGCAGAAGCAGGAGGTAGTAATTCTCTGCAGAGCAGCCCCATCAGGAGCCTCCCTCACTGGAATTCTCAGTCGAGCATGCCGTCAACCCCGGACCTGAGAACTAGGACCCCACACTATGTCCATTCCACTAG GTCAGTGGACATCAGTCCCACACGTCTGCACAGTCTCGCTCAGCACTTTAGGAACCGCAGCTCTAGCCTTGAGTCTCAGGGCAAACTGTTGTCGTCTGATCCCGATACCCATCCGCATGCCCTGGGAACACTTGGCAGCCCTGACTTCTTCCTGGGCCCAGGGCGCAGCTCTAATGGCTCTGACCCACTGGACGACTGCTCATCCTGCACCAGCCAAAGCAGCTCAGAGCATTATTATCCTTCCGGTGGACCCCCTGGCAGTAACCCCAACTACTCTACTCTGGGAGAGGATTCACCCTCCAAAGCCAGGCAGAGGCAAAGGCAAAGGCACAG GTCTGCCGGTCACCTGGGTTCTTCTAACTCTGGCTCCATGCCAAACCTGGCAGCTAAGAATGGCTCTGGTGGAGGCTCAGGGGGAGGTGGGATGGGAGGGGGACATCATGGAGTGTACCTCCACAGCCAGAGCCAGCCCTCTTCCCAGTACCGCATCAAGGAATACCCGCTATACGTGGAGGGCAGCCCCAACCCTGTGGTGGTGCGCAGCCTGGAGAGCGATCAGGAGGGCCACTACAGCGTGAAGGCCCAGTTCAAGACCTCCAGCTCCTACACGGCTGGGGGACTGTACAAGGAGGCCtgggggggagaggagggaggtgaaGGGAGCGGCAGACTCACACCATCACGCTCTCAAATTGTACGGACTCCGTCATTGGGGAGAGAGGGTGGTGGAGGTGCAGGGGGAAGGACAGCGGTTTCTGAAGAGCTGCGGTGCTGGTACCAGAGGTCCTCAGGGAGCCTGAAGGAGAGGAGTCACTCACATTCAGGGTCCACTTCCTCAGAGACAGGGTCACAGCAAGGCACTCTGGGACATGGTCGTGGAAGTAGAGTAGGGGCTCTTGCTAAGGGCTCACCAG CTGCATCCCCTCACAGCCAGAGGAGTATGACGCCCTCGAGTGAACATGCAGCCACACCCACACCCCCCTGTAGCCCACAACATATCCTCAACTGGCAGAGTGG GTCTTTCAGTGACAGCTGTTTTCTCAGTAGCCCCCTGTGTTCAGAGCTGGCAGATGTGCAATGGTATGGACACGACAAGGCTAAACCTGGAACTCTGGTCTGA
- the frmd4a gene encoding FERM domain-containing protein 4A isoform X6, with amino-acid sequence MVVQGAVTPGRTRRLMLKLPVGTLRRNSGERMTEGRRCQVHLLDDRKLELLVQPKLMAKDLLDLVASHFNLKEKEYFGIAYTDETGHFSWLQLDRRVLEHEFPKKSGPIVLYFCVRFYIESISYLKDNATIELFFLNAKSIIYKELIEVDSEVVFELASYILQEAKGDFTSNDATRSDLKKLPALPTQALKEHPSLAYCEDRVIEHYKKLSGQSRGQAIVNYMSIVESLPTYGVHYYAVKDKQGIPWWLGLSYKGIFQYDHQDKVKPRKVFQWRQLENLYFREKKFSVEVHDPRRASVTRRTFGHSGIAVHTWYACPALIKSIWAMAISQHQFYLDRKQSKSKIHAARSLSEIAIDLTETGTLKTSKLANMGSKGKIISGSSGSLLSSGSQESDSSQTAKKDMLAALRARQEALEETLKQRLEELKSICIREAELTGKLPKEYPLDPGEEPPTVRRKIGTAFKLDEQKILPKGEEEELERLEREFAIQSQITEAARRLASDPHVSSKKLKKQRKTSYLNALKKLQEIENSINEYRVRSGKKPTQRASLIIEEANIGSEDSSLSDALVLDDDDPQVTGTPTFSPVASPHKGLPPRPPSHSRPPPPQSLDGLRHLHYSRSDYDKSPIKPKMWSESSLDEPYEKVKKRSSHSSHRRFPSSGSAEAGGSNSLQSSPIRSLPHWNSQSSMPSTPDLRTRTPHYVHSTRSVDISPTRLHSLAQHFRNRSSSLESQGKLLSSDPDTHPHALGTLGSPDFFLGPGRSSNGSDPLDDCSSCTSQSSSEHYYPSGGPPGSNPNYSTLGEDSPSKARQRQRQRHRSAGHLGSSNSGSMPNLAAKNGSGGGSGGGGMGGGHHGVYLHSQSQPSSQYRIKEYPLYVEGSPNPVVVRSLESDQEGHYSVKAQFKTSSSYTAGGLYKEAWGGEEGGEGSGRLTPSRSQIVRTPSLGREGGGGAGGRTAVSEELRCWYQRSSGSLKERSHSHSGSTSSETGSQQGTLGHGRGSRVGALAKGSPAASPHSQRSMTPSSEHAATPTPPCSPQHILNWQSGSFSDSCFLSSPLCSELADVQWYGHDKAKPGTLV; translated from the exons CCCAAGCTGATGGCTAAGGACCTGCTGGACCTTGTGGCCTCCCACTTCAACCTCAAGGAGAAAGAGTACTTTGGAATTGCATACACAGATGAAAC GGGCCATTTTAGTTGGCTGCAGTTGGACCGCAGGGTATTAGAACACGAGTTCCCTAAGAAGTCCGGTCCCATTGTCCTCTACTTCTGTGTCAG gttCTACATAGAGAGTATATCCTATCTTAAGGACAATGCCACGATTGAGCTGTTTTTTCTTAATGCCAAGTCCATCATCTACAAG GAGCTTATTGAAGTTGACAGCGAGGTTGTCTTTGAATTGGCTTCCTATATTCTACAA GAGGCTAAAGGTGATTTCACCAG TAATGATGCAACCAGGTCTGACCTGAAAAAGCTGCCTGCCCTGCCCACCCAGGCCCTAAAGGAGCACCCATCTCTGGCCTACTG TGAAGATCGGGTTATAGAGCATTACAAAAAGCTCAGTGGGCAGTCCAGGGGACAGGCTATTGTAAA TTATATGAGCATTGTAGAGTCTCTGCCTACATATGGAGTACATTATTATGCTGTAAAG gaCAAGCAGGGGATCCCATGGTGGTTAGGTCTGAGCTACAAGGGCATCTTTCAGTATGACCACCAGGACAAAGTCAAACCCAGGAAG GTGTTCCAATGGCGTCAATTGGAGAACCTCTACTTCAGAGAGAAGAAGTTTTCAGTGGAAGTTCATGACCCCAGGAG GGCGTCGGTGACAAGAAGGACGTTTGGTCACAGTGGCATTGCTGTGCATACCTGGTACGCCTGTCCTGCCCTCATCAAATCCATCTGGGCCATGGCCATCAGCCAACATCAGTTCTACCTGGACCGCAAGCAGAGCAAG TCGAAAATCCACGCAGCGCGAAGTTTGAGTGAGATTGCTATAGACCTTACAGAAACAGGAACTCTGAAGACCTCCAAACTGGCCAACATGGGCAGCAAGGGCAAAATTATCAGTGGCAGCAGTGGCAGTCTGCTCTCctcag GGTCTCAGGAATCGGACAGCTCCCAGACAGCTAAGAAGGACATGCTGGCAGCACTGAGGGCCAGGCAGGAAGCTCTGGAGGAAACACTAAAACAGAGACTAGAAGAACTCAAGAGCATCTGCATCAGAGAGGCG GAGCTGACGGGTAAGCTTCCTAAGGAATATCCTCTGGATCCGGGAGAAGAACCACCCACAGTGAGACGGAAGATCGGAACAGCCTTCAAACTGGATGAGCAGAAAATTCTTCCAAAGGGAGAG GAAGAGGAACTGGAGCGGCTGGAGCGGGAGTTTGCCATTCAGTCCCAGATTACAGAGGCAGCCAGGCGTCTTGCCAGTGATCCTCACGTAAGCAGTAAGAAGCTGAAAAAGCAGAGGAAGACTTCTTATCTGAACGCACTGAAGAAGCTTCAGGAAATTGAGAACTCAATCAATGAGTACCGGGTTCGCTCTGGCAAGAAACCTACGCAGAGGGCATCGCTTATCATAGAAG AAGCCAATATTGGTTCTGAAGACAGCTCGCTGTCTGATGCACTCGTCTTGGATGATG ATGACCCTCAAGTTACAGGTACCCCAACGTTTTCTCCAGTAGCATCACCTCATAAGGGCCTGCCTCCACGGCCACCATCTCACAGTAGGCCACCTCCACCCCAGTCCCTTGATGGCCTGAGACACCTGCATTACTCACGCTCTGACTACGATAAGTCACCCATCAAACCCAAGATGTGGAGCGAATCTTCACTGGATGAGCCCTACGAAAAAGTCAAGAAACGCTCCTCTCACTCCAG TCACAGGCGTTTCCCAAGCTCTGGTAGTGCAGAAGCAGGAGGTAGTAATTCTCTGCAGAGCAGCCCCATCAGGAGCCTCCCTCACTGGAATTCTCAGTCGAGCATGCCGTCAACCCCGGACCTGAGAACTAGGACCCCACACTATGTCCATTCCACTAG GTCAGTGGACATCAGTCCCACACGTCTGCACAGTCTCGCTCAGCACTTTAGGAACCGCAGCTCTAGCCTTGAGTCTCAGGGCAAACTGTTGTCGTCTGATCCCGATACCCATCCGCATGCCCTGGGAACACTTGGCAGCCCTGACTTCTTCCTGGGCCCAGGGCGCAGCTCTAATGGCTCTGACCCACTGGACGACTGCTCATCCTGCACCAGCCAAAGCAGCTCAGAGCATTATTATCCTTCCGGTGGACCCCCTGGCAGTAACCCCAACTACTCTACTCTGGGAGAGGATTCACCCTCCAAAGCCAGGCAGAGGCAAAGGCAAAGGCACAG GTCTGCCGGTCACCTGGGTTCTTCTAACTCTGGCTCCATGCCAAACCTGGCAGCTAAGAATGGCTCTGGTGGAGGCTCAGGGGGAGGTGGGATGGGAGGGGGACATCATGGAGTGTACCTCCACAGCCAGAGCCAGCCCTCTTCCCAGTACCGCATCAAGGAATACCCGCTATACGTGGAGGGCAGCCCCAACCCTGTGGTGGTGCGCAGCCTGGAGAGCGATCAGGAGGGCCACTACAGCGTGAAGGCCCAGTTCAAGACCTCCAGCTCCTACACGGCTGGGGGACTGTACAAGGAGGCCtgggggggagaggagggaggtgaaGGGAGCGGCAGACTCACACCATCACGCTCTCAAATTGTACGGACTCCGTCATTGGGGAGAGAGGGTGGTGGAGGTGCAGGGGGAAGGACAGCGGTTTCTGAAGAGCTGCGGTGCTGGTACCAGAGGTCCTCAGGGAGCCTGAAGGAGAGGAGTCACTCACATTCAGGGTCCACTTCCTCAGAGACAGGGTCACAGCAAGGCACTCTGGGACATGGTCGTGGAAGTAGAGTAGGGGCTCTTGCTAAGGGCTCACCAG CTGCATCCCCTCACAGCCAGAGGAGTATGACGCCCTCGAGTGAACATGCAGCCACACCCACACCCCCCTGTAGCCCACAACATATCCTCAACTGGCAGAGTGG GTCTTTCAGTGACAGCTGTTTTCTCAGTAGCCCCCTGTGTTCAGAGCTGGCAGATGTGCAATGGTATGGACACGACAAGGCTAAACCTGGAACTCTGGTCTGA